In Drosophila nasuta strain 15112-1781.00 chromosome 2R, ASM2355853v1, whole genome shotgun sequence, a single genomic region encodes these proteins:
- the LOC132785512 gene encoding uncharacterized protein LOC132785512 — MTTTIGIWSVLAILVALTDGQIISSTSTTESQTETETTEYGPISMVVDQLAGMSVDFSDQSSAQLQANIDSALIALTGNIEAMSISAMHQMDETIDQTSQFLMDHVDCNPAWNLQQFTANVTRQLSDCSLNMGRLAESLRVDGQQVMADVQSFIQQMSQLPLMCSQQQQSASLAVGPFSVGFDNSNNCFMDGITSINQGLAKAMHNASLFLVHTRRLSQEQTAQSQQCSDAVVAQTLEYLSALRANCS; from the exons ATGACGACCACAATTGGAATATGGAGCGTACTCGCTATATTGGTTGCATTGACA GATGGCCAAATCATCTCATCCACCAGCACCACTGAAAGCCAGACGGAAACAGAAACTACCGAGTATGGACCCATTAGTATGGTCGTTGATCAGCTCGCCGGAATGTCTGTTGATTTCAGTGATCAATCCTCAGCACAGTTGCAGGCAAATATAGATAGTGCCTTGATTGCCCTCACGGGTAACATTGAGGCGATGTCCATCTCTGCTATGCATCAAATGGATGAAACCATCGACCAGACCAGCCAGTTTCTAATGGATCATGTGGACTGCAATCCTGCCTGGAATCTACAACAATTCACTGCGAATGTAACACGTCAGCTTAGCGATTGTAGTCTCAATATGGGCAGACTTGCCGAATCCTTGCGTGTAGATGGCCAGCAAGTGATGGCAGATGTGCAGAGCTTCATCCAGCAAATGTCCCAATTGCCACTGATGtgcagccaacaacagcaatcggCGAGCCTGGCAGTGGGACCTTTTAGTGTGGGTttcgacaacagcaacaattgcttCATGGATGGCATCACTAGCATCAACCAAGGCCTGGCCAAGGCGATGCACAATGCCTCGCTGTTCCTGGTGCACACACGCAGATTGTCGCAGGAGCAAACAGCGCAGTCGCAGCAATGCAGCGATGCCGTTGTTGCCCAGACTCTGGAGTATCTCAGCGCTCTGCGCGCCAATTGCAGCTAA
- the LOC132787848 gene encoding uncharacterized protein LOC132787848, translating into MLKESFLLVVLLLLSSNVSWAHQELTNLLEQQQKDLDLNAAEVEALRPLYRELQTQHDYIYNMQLQSGDGSAKPEQQPIEVPFDENYEKAFEEFRSQFAGYVNYKPSIDYDATLPTLKQLIGEPRADMTEEQLQEWQDLQDILQDVIDEAQLGIDQLVQRAIDLEINLLALNKPKIVLAAIGGLEVMWKYWGRGTQAAYCSYSHVPQLTEALHAVNGGVDCYSYTMGIVRRIETETVASVKEIKSNVSSLVKIYKKIAAKQTIVGKILSATLNVLSALRRVHDIIAVGIAGYDKISNQLPDAAQHSLQCGSTFVNSIPQMLETAQNLTTCITYVRNDTREYEFLKPEDDRYWNIGGEPEEIPHENDVDDDDDDYVDADPVEDDYVDHR; encoded by the coding sequence ATGTTGAAAGAATCGTTCCTGCTGGTTGTGCTACTGCTGCTTTCGAGTAATGTGTCCTGGGCACATCAAGAGCTGACCAATCTGCtcgaacagcaacaaaaggaCTTGGACTTAAACGCAGCTGAGGTGGAAGCACTGCGTCCACTTTATCGCGAGCTGCAGACACAACATGATTACATCTACAATATGCAACTGCAAAGTGGCGATGGCAGCGCAAAGCCGGAGCAGCAACCGATTGAAGTGCCATTCGACGAAAACTATGAGAAGGCTTTTGAAGAATTCCGTTCACAGTTTGCGGGTTATGTGAACTATAAGCCAAGCATTGATTACGACGCCACGCTGCCTACCTTGAAACAGTTGATTGGTGAACCCAGAGCCGATATGACAGAAGAGCAGCTACAGGAGTGGCAGGATCTGCAGGACATTCTACAGGATGTTATTGACGAGGCACAATTGGGCATTGATCAATTGGTGCAACGTGCCATCGATTTGGAAATCAATTTGCTGGCCCTCAACAAACCGAAAATTGTGCTGGCAGCCATCGGTGGTCTGGAGGTCATGTGGAAGTACTGGGGACGTGGCACCCAGGCTGCCTACTGCAGCTACTCCCATGTGCCACAGCTCACGGAGGCACTGCACGCTGTGAACGGTGGCGTCGATTGCTACTCTTACACCATGGGCATTGTGCGCAGGATTGAGACAGAAACGGTGGCCTCCGTCAAGGAGATTAAGAGCAATGTGTCGAGTCTGGTGAAGATCTACAAGAAGATTGCGGCCAAGCAAACAATCGTAGGCAAAATTCTCTCCGCCACTCTAAATGTATTGAGTGCATTGCGTCGCGTTCACGACATCATCGCAGTGGGCATCGCTGGCTACGACAAGATCAGCAATCAATTGCCTGATGCAGCGCAGCACTCTCTGCAATGTGGCTCCACGTTTGTGAACAGCATTCCTCAGATGCTGGAGACGGCACAGAACTTGACCACCTGCATCACTTATGTGAGAAACGATACGCGAGAATATGAATTCCTTAAGCCCGAGGATGATCGCTATTGGAACATTGGCGGTGAACCCGAGGAGATTCCCCATGAGAACGATGtggacgatgatgacgatgattaTGTCGATGCTGATCCGGTAGAAGATGACTATGTGGATCATAGATAA